Within the Deltaproteobacteria bacterium genome, the region CGCCGATGGTCTCGTATCCCGTCACATGCCGGACCGCGAGCACCGCGCCGAACGCGCCGAGGTTCATCGCGAGATAGATCGCGAGATAGAGCATCACCGCGCGGATCGACTCGGGCGACGCGACCGCCACGCCCATGAGCAGGTATCCCGCGTGGGCGATGCTGGAATACGCGAGCAGACGCTTGACGTTGTCCTGCGCGATGGCGACGACGTTTCCGAGCGTCATCGTCGCGATGGCGAGCACACCGACGACGAGCGCCCACGGGAAATGCCGGGCCGCGATTCCGAACATCTCGGGCGTGGGAAACGCGACGGTGAGAAATCGAATGAGCGCGGCGAGACCGGCGGCCTTGGGGCCGACCGAGAGAAACGCGACAAACGGCGTCGGCGCTCCTTCGTAAACATCGGGGCACCACATGTGGAACGGCACGGCGGCGACCTTGTATCCGAAACCCGCGAGCGAGAAGATCGCCGCCGCCGCGACGGTCAAGCTCGTGCCGAATTCGGTCGAGGACACCGGCAGGATGCCGCCGATCGCCGCGAGGTCGAGCGAACCGGTCAGGCCATAGATGAGCGAGAAACCGTAGAGCATCAGGCCCGACGCGCCCGCGCCGTAGATGACGTATTTGAGCGCCGCCTCGCTCGATCGCCGGTCGCCGCGCCGAAACCCCGCGAGGATGTAGGACGGGATCGAGACGAGTTCGATGGCCAGATAGATCATGAGCAGGTTGCGCGCCGAAGCGAGAAACGCGAGACCCAACGTGAGGCACAGGAGCAGCAGCAGGTATTCGCCCAGCCGCGACTCGGGAATCTCGTCGGACGACGCGCCGAGCCAGACACCGTAAAGCGCGACGACGAGGAAGAAACCGCGGAAAAACGCAGCGAAGCCGTCGAGGGCGAGCATGCCCGAAAACGCCGTGCCCGTGTCGCCGCCCCTCGCAACGAGGGCAATCAGCGCACCGGCGACGGCGGCCAGGGCGGTCGCGGCCAGCACGCCACGGCGCGACGAAGCGGTCTTCCAGAGAAGATCGACCGCGAGCACGGCGGCAATGCCGAGCATCAGGACGAGTTCGGGGGCAATCCGGGCGAGATCGGCGGTCATCGGCGCTCTCCCGCCCGCGTTACATCGACGTCTTCACGACGGCGACGAGTTGATGAAGCGTGGCGTTGACGAGGTTGAATACCGGCGCGGGCCAGAATCCCAGCAGCACCGTGACCGCGGCCAGCGGATAGAGCGTCAGCCGCTCGCGCCAGTTTACGTCCCACAGGTGCGCCCATTTCTCGTTGAACGCACCGAGGAACATGCGCTGCATCGTCCACAGATAGTAACCCGCCGTGATGACGACCGCGGGAACCGCGCACACGATGAACCAGCGGAAGATCGGGTCCGCCGCGCCGAATCCGCCGAGGAATACCAGCACCTCGCCGATGAATCCGGCCAGCCCCGGCAGGCCGAGCGACGCCATGAACGCGAGGCCCGTGAGCGCGGTGTACTCGGGCAATTTTGCGGCGAGGCCGCCGAAGCCCTCGATCTCGCGGGTGTGCGCGCGATCGTAAACGACGCCGGCGAGGAGGAAGAGCATCGGCGAGATCACGCCGTGCGAGACCATCTGGAACACGCTGCCCGAGATGCCCTGCGGCGTCAGCGAGGCCATGCCGAGCAGACAGAAGCCCATGTGGCTGACGGACGAGTACGCGATGAGCTTCTTGAGGTCCTTTTGCGCGAGGCACACGAACGCGCCGTAGATGATGTTGATGACGCCGAACACCGCGATGATCGCCGCCGCGCTCACCATCACGCCGGGAAGCATCTGCATGTTGAAACGCAGGATGCCGTACATGCCCGTCTTGAGCAGGATGCCCGCGAGGATGACGGAGATCGGCGTGGGCGCATCGACGTGCGCGTCGGGAAGCCACGTGTGGAACGGGAACATCGGGACCTTGATGGAGAACCCGATGAAAAGCGCCGCGAAGACGATGGTCGGGAACGCAACGCCGAGAATCGGCGCGGCCGACGCGAAGGTGCCGTCGCGGCCCATGCGGATGAGTTCGACGATGTTGAAGGTGTGCGCGGTCGTCGTTCCGTCCACCAGGCGCGACGGTCCCGAGTTGTAGTAGATCGCGATGAGCGCGAGCAGCATCAACACAGACCCGGCGAGCGTGTACAGGAAGAACTTGATCGCCGCGTAGGGGCCGCCGCGCACACGCCCATCGCCTTCGGTGCGCGTGGGCGCGCCCCAGATGCCGATCAGGAAGTACATGGGCAGGAGCATGATTTCCCAGAAGACGTAGAACAGGAAAAAGTCCTGCGCACAGAAGGTGCCGAGCACGCCGGTTTCGAGTAGAAGAAACAGGATCATGAAACCCGGCACGCGCTTTTTCGAGAAGTGCGGGTGATGCGCGTCGTCGAGGCGACCCCACCACGGCAGCGACGCGATCATCGCCGCGAGAAACACGAAGACGGTGAGCAGGACCATCGAGATCGACAGGCCGTCCACACCGACAAAGTATTCGATGTTGAAATCGCGGATCCACACCACGCGGTGAACGAACTGGAGAGCCGTGTTCGCCCCGTCGAAGGCGCGCCAGAGCACGACGGCGAGCAGCGTCTCGACGAGACTTGCCGCGAGCGCGATCATCCGCGCCGCGTCATCCACGCACTCGCGTGAAATGCGCAGCGACCCGCCGAGCGCCCACACGGCGATGATCGCACCGATACCGATCACGGGCACGAAAATGATCCACGAAAGCAGTGTGCTTGTCGTTGTGTAGTCCATCTTCACCCCTGCCGGCGCATCGCGCCGGGTACGCACGAGCGGGCGAACGCGCCAAGGCGCGCCGCGCCGCCGATCACCAAGGAAGTACGAACACCAAAACCACCAGCGCCAGTGCGCCGGCGACCATTCCATAGAGATATGTCTGAATCCGTCCCGTCTGGATGCGGCGCAGATCGCGCCCGGCGCGCAGCACCGCTTCGCCGATGAGGTTGACGAGGCCGTCCACGAAGACGCAGTCGATCCAGCCCTGCAACTGCCCGAAGACGCGACCGATCGCTCCGCACAGGTTCACGA harbors:
- a CDS encoding NADH-quinone oxidoreductase subunit N — translated: MTADLARIAPELVLMLGIAAVLAVDLLWKTASSRRGVLAATALAAVAGALIALVARGGDTGTAFSGMLALDGFAAFFRGFFLVVALYGVWLGASSDEIPESRLGEYLLLLLCLTLGLAFLASARNLLMIYLAIELVSIPSYILAGFRRGDRRSSEAALKYVIYGAGASGLMLYGFSLIYGLTGSLDLAAIGGILPVSSTEFGTSLTVAAAAIFSLAGFGYKVAAVPFHMWCPDVYEGAPTPFVAFLSVGPKAAGLAALIRFLTVAFPTPEMFGIAARHFPWALVVGVLAIATMTLGNVVAIAQDNVKRLLAYSSIAHAGYLLMGVAVASPESIRAVMLYLAIYLAMNLGAFGAVLAVRHVTGYETIG
- a CDS encoding NADH-quinone oxidoreductase subunit M, with the translated sequence MDYTTTSTLLSWIIFVPVIGIGAIIAVWALGGSLRISRECVDDAARMIALAASLVETLLAVVLWRAFDGANTALQFVHRVVWIRDFNIEYFVGVDGLSISMVLLTVFVFLAAMIASLPWWGRLDDAHHPHFSKKRVPGFMILFLLLETGVLGTFCAQDFFLFYVFWEIMLLPMYFLIGIWGAPTRTEGDGRVRGGPYAAIKFFLYTLAGSVLMLLALIAIYYNSGPSRLVDGTTTAHTFNIVELIRMGRDGTFASAAPILGVAFPTIVFAALFIGFSIKVPMFPFHTWLPDAHVDAPTPISVILAGILLKTGMYGILRFNMQMLPGVMVSAAAIIAVFGVINIIYGAFVCLAQKDLKKLIAYSSVSHMGFCLLGMASLTPQGISGSVFQMVSHGVISPMLFLLAGVVYDRAHTREIEGFGGLAAKLPEYTALTGLAFMASLGLPGLAGFIGEVLVFLGGFGAADPIFRWFIVCAVPAVVITAGYYLWTMQRMFLGAFNEKWAHLWDVNWRERLTLYPLAAVTVLLGFWPAPVFNLVNATLHQLVAVVKTSM